The following coding sequences are from one Venturia canescens isolate UGA chromosome 5, ASM1945775v1, whole genome shotgun sequence window:
- the LOC122411407 gene encoding uncharacterized protein — MLIDTGAEITFITASLVQQLKLHREASVIPIIGIGGTHSGHTRGVVSVKLRSMHSSDIVSIKAHILSKLMPTLPSFTPPNISLSHLQGLPLADPEFLSPGSIDLILGADIYGQLIREQIKRGPHGTPIAQNTVFGWIVLGPMDSSQQSAGLVHHAAVDHGYQELQDLLTQFWVQEEVSGSGESHLTPDEQECETHFLTTHKRNSDGRYVVRLPVKSASGTLGGSFHTASSCLHRLQCKLNRDSSYKGLYDTFLGEYESLGHMTRVSGNHAPLGPIYYLPHHGVLTTKLRVVFNGSCNTDSGISLNDILHTGAKLQRDISDVLLWVRRHRFVFATDIVKMFRQIRVHESDWDLQRILWVDEGGRVVSFHLTTVTYGTRSAPFLAGRALDQLVTDEGGKYPEAVAPLTKGRYVDDIYGGADQLADLITQAEQLIGICTAGCFPLAKWQSNHPELLTAVGATSSTENARVFEEWETKVLGLAWLPHTDVFKFTVHKYTAGDGITKRIILSEIAQLYDPLGFLSPVTIRAKVLLQRLWLEKLNWDDLVSTEVRNSWVAFRQELSHLGTVSVPRWLNIATGTSVELHGFSDASQLAMGAAVYVRVSGAGNQTTVSLVCAKTKVAPIKRLTIPRLELAAAVLLAKLTHHVQNVLGLDDSRVYLWTDSMVTLTWVTSHPSRWKDFVRNRVSLAQELVPRAQWRFTPGRDNPADCASRGLTISQLVRHSSWWDGPHWLAKDSFHWPTHRIGTGDAAALEERPGLTLSLATSPSPVYDLILKYSSLTRLLRITSWLFKVITNLKRAGDELKTLTSGYTLPKSHPITRLTGFIDHQGILRVGGRLKHSALQPDCKHSVILPRDSPLTALLIADAHERTLHGGTQLTLAYLRQSCWIIGGRGPVRSYILRCVRCARFRALKAQQLMGQLPISRVTPARPFLFSGVDYAGPVSLKSWRGRGSKCHKGWLCIFVCFATSAMHLEVVTDLTTDGFLAALRRFTGRRGIPHTIQSDCGTNFQGAAAELRQLFKTGTRESELIQHTGATDGIKWVFNPPGAPHMGGKWEAAVKSVKYHLRRTIGDASLTFEEFTTLLTQIAGILNSRPLEPLSDDPDDYSVLTPGHFLIGDTLTSIPEPSLRDVPQGRLTRWQWLQERVQYYWEHWSSGYLQRQQAISKWHHPSHDIRVGSMVLLMNENTAPTKWPRARVTQLHPGKDGLTRVVTLKTATTTLTRPITKLALLPVPQPGSIDSTAADGGRNVQD; from the exons ATGTTGATCGACACGGGCGCGGAGATCACATTCATCACTGCTTCTCTCGTGCAGCAACTCAAGCTTCACCGGGAAGCATCGGTAATACCGATCATCGGGATCGGCGGGACGCATTCGGGCCACACGCGCGGGGTGGTTAGCGTAAAGCTTCGGTCTATGCACTCATCGGACATTGTCTCAATAAAAGCTCACATTTTGTCAAAGTTAATGCCTACTCTCCCTTCATTTACACCTCCTAACATCTCACTTTCTCATCTGCAAGGTCTTCCACTTGCAGACCcggaatttctctcaccagggtcCATCGATTTAATTCTCGGGGCTGACATCTATGGGCAACTCATTCGGGAGCAGATCAAGCGGGGGCCTCACGGCACACCGATTGCACAGAATACGGTTTTCGGGTGGATCGTTCTCGGTCCTATGGACTCTTCTCAACAGTCAGCCGGGTTGGTTCATCACGCTGCAGTGGATCACGGGTATCAGGAGCTTCAGGATCTCCTCACACAGTTTTGGGTACAGGAAGAAGTCTCGGGCTCGGGCGAATCGCACCTCACTCCTGACGAGCAGGAATGTGAGACTCATTTCTTGACGACACACAAACGGAACTCAGACGGGCGGTACGTCGTCAGATTGCCGGTTAAATCCGCATCGGGGACATTGGGCGGGTCTTTTCACACAGCTTCTTCCTGTCTCCATCGACTACAATGCAAACTCAATCGGGATTCAAGCTACAAGGGCCTCTACGACACGTTTCTCGGGGAATACGAATCATTGGGGCACATGACTCGAGTCTCGGGCAATCACGCCCCGCTCGGGCCCATTTACTACTTGCCGCACCACGGGGTGCTTACCACAAAGTTACGTGTTGTATTCAACGGGTCGTGCAATACAGATTCGGGAATTTCGCTTAACGACATTCTGCACACGGGCGCGAAACTGCAGCGAGATATTTCGGACGTTCTCTTGTGGGTCAGACGACACCGTTTCGTCTTCGCGACCGACATCGTTAAGATGTTCCGGCAAATTCGGGTTCACGAAAGTGATTGGGACTTACAACGCATTTTATGGGTGGACGAGGGCGGGCGGGTCGTTTCATTCCATCTCACCACGGTCACTTACGGTACTCGGTCAGCACCATTTCTCGCGGGACGGGCCCTGGATCAACTGGTTACAGACGAGGGCGGGAAATATCCCGAAGCTGTCGCCCCTCTTACAAAGGGGCGATATGTGGACGATATTTACGGCGGTGCTGACCAGCTCGCAGATCTCATCACGCAAGCGGAGCAACTCATCGGGATTTGTACAGCGGGCTGCTTTCCTCTGGCCAAGTGGCAGAGCAATCATCCGGAGCTTCTCACGGCGGTCGGAGCGACCTCATCAACGGAAAACGCTCGGGTATTTGAAGAATGGGAGACAAAAGTCCTTGGTCTCGCATGGCTTCCTCACACGGACGTGTTCAAATTCACGGTTCACAAGTACACAGCCGGGGACGGAATCACGAAACGCATCATTCTCTCGGAGATCGCACAATTATACGATCCATTGGGTTTTCTCTCACCGGTAACGATTCGGGCCAAAGTTCTCTTACAAAGGCTTTGGTTAGAAAAGTTAAATTGGGATGACCTTGTGTCAACGGAAGTTCGCAACTCTTGGGTCGCGTTTCGGCAGGAACTATCGCATCTCGGGACGGTTTCGGTACCGCGGTGGCTCAACATCGCGACGGGTACATCGGTCGAACTACACGGGTTTTCGGATGCATCTCAACTAGCAATGGGCGCAGCTGTGTACGTTCGGGTTTCGGGCGCGGGTAATCAAACAACGGTCTCACTAGTCTGCGCTAAGACTAAGGTCGCACCGATCAAACGGCTCACAATTCCTCGGTTGGAGCTCGCAGCAGCGGTGCTGCTTGCTAAACTCACACACCACGTGCAAAACGTGCTGGGCCTTGATGACTCACGGGTATACCTATGGACGGACTCAATGGTAACGCTCACTTGGGTCACTTCTCATCCTTCACGGTGGAAGGATTTTGTTCGGAATCGGGTATCACTGGCACAGGAGCTCGTGCCACGGGCCCAATGGAGATTCACACCGGGTCGGGACAATCCAGCGGATTGCGCATCACGGGGGCTAACCATCTCACAACTCGTGCGACATTCATCATGGTGGGACGGGCCTCACTGGTTAGCCAAAGACTCATTCCATTGGCCAACTCATCGCATCGGGACGGGGGACGCAGCGGCGCTCGAAGAGCGGCCAGGTCTTACACTCTCACTCGCAACATCACCCTCACCGGTTTACGATCTCATCTTGAAATACTCATCTCTCACACGGTTGTTGCGAATCACCTCATGGCTCTTCAAGGTGATTACAAACCTGAAAAGAGCGGGCGACG AGCTTAAAACACTCACATCGGGCTACACTCTCCCGAAATCGCATCCGATCACGCGATTAACGGGCTTCATAGATCATCAAGGCATTCTCAGGGTGGGAGGACGGCTGAAGCACTCAGCCTTACAACCTGATTGCAAGCACTCAGTCATTCTCCCTCGGGACTCACCACTTACGGCACTTCTCATCGCTGATGCCCACGAGCGCACTCTCCACGGCGGGACTCAACTCACTTTGGCTTATCTACGGCAGAGCTGCTGGATCATCGGCGGGCGTGGGCCAGTACGCTCATACATTTTGCGTTGCGTGCGGTGCGCGCGCTTCCGGGCGCTCAAGGCACAGCAACTAATGGGTCAGTTGCCAATCTCACGGGTTACGCCGGCAAGGCCGTTTCTCTTCTCGGGGGTCGACTACGCGGGGCCAGTTTCACTCAAAAGCTGGCGCGGGCGTGGGAGCAAATGTCACAAAGGCTGGTTGtgcattttcgtttgtttcgctACCTCCGCTATGCACCTTGAAGTTGTTACAGATTTAACCACGGACGGGTTCCTCGCAGCACTCAGACGGTTCACGGGCAGACGCGGGATTCCGCACACGATCCAAAGTGATTGCGGAACCAACTTTCAGGGTGCAGCAGCGGAGCTACGACAATTATTCAAAACGGGTACACGGGAATCCGAACTCATTCAGCACACTGGGGCAACTGACGGGATTAAATGGGTGTTCAACCCACCGGGGGCACCTCATATGGGCGGAAAATGGGAGGCCGCAGTAAAATCGGTCAAGTATCATCTCCGGCGGACGATTGGGGATGCCAGTCTCACGTTTGAAGAATTTACGACTCTTCTCACACAAATTGCGGGCATACTCAACTCGCGGCCGTTGGAGCCTCTGTCGGATGACCCGGATGATTATTCGGTTCTCACCCCTGGGCATTTTCTCATCGGGGACACACTCACCTCCATTCCTGAGCCCTCATTACGGGATGTGCCTCAAGGTCGCCTCACACGGTGGCAATGGCTCCAGGAACGGGTTCAATACTACTGGGAGCACTGGTCATCAGGATACCTGCAACGGCAGCAGGCTATATCAAAATGGCATCATCCGAGTCACGACATCCGGGTCGGGTCTATGGTTCTACTCATGAACGAAAACACGGCACCCACAAAGTGGCCACGGGCACGGGTCACACAACTACATCCGGGAAAGGACGGGCTCACACGGGTGGTTACTCTCAAAACGGCGACGACCACACTCACACGGCCTATCACCAAACTGGCACTCTTGCCAGTGCCTCAACCGGGATCAATCGACAGCACTGCTGCCGATGGCGGGCGGAATGTTCAGGATTGA